One Rhizobium sp. NRK18 genomic window carries:
- a CDS encoding c-type cytochrome: MNSKVNMAVGALLGTVFVLMTVSIASEGIFHSEAPENEGFKIVAEETSSEGGAAEATPAAKPIAVLLASADAAAGEKVFKKCQACHDGTKGGPNKVGPNLWGVVGRPIASHEGFSYSAAMKDFSKGGSEVWDYEHLNHFLHGPKSYISGTAMGFAGVKKDEERADLIAYLRTLSDNPLPLPTPEAAPAAAPAGDAAAPAGDAAAPAPAAEAPAPAADAPAPAAETPAPAAETPAPATEAPATEAPATSN, from the coding sequence ATGAATTCGAAGGTGAATATGGCCGTTGGGGCGTTGCTCGGCACGGTTTTCGTTCTAATGACGGTGTCGATCGCGTCGGAGGGGATTTTCCATTCCGAGGCACCGGAGAACGAAGGCTTCAAGATTGTCGCCGAGGAAACGTCGTCCGAAGGCGGCGCTGCGGAAGCAACCCCGGCAGCCAAGCCGATCGCCGTCCTGCTGGCCAGCGCCGACGCTGCCGCCGGCGAGAAGGTCTTCAAGAAGTGTCAGGCCTGTCATGACGGCACCAAGGGTGGTCCGAACAAGGTCGGACCGAACCTTTGGGGTGTCGTCGGTCGTCCGATCGCCTCGCATGAGGGCTTCAGCTATTCGGCTGCCATGAAGGATTTCTCCAAGGGCGGTTCCGAAGTCTGGGATTACGAGCACCTGAACCACTTCCTGCATGGTCCCAAGTCCTACATTTCCGGCACCGCCATGGGCTTTGCCGGCGTGAAGAAGGACGAGGAGCGTGCCGACCTGATCGCATACCTGCGCACGCTGTCCGACAATCCGCTGCCGTTGCCGACGCCTGAGGCCGCACCGGCCGCAGCCCCGGCCGGCGATGCCGCCGCTCCGGCTGGTGATGCCGCAGCGCCTGCCCCGGCCGCCGAAGCGCCGGCTCCGGCTGCAGATGCACCGGCTCCTGCCGCTGAAACCCCGGCTCCTGCCGCGGAAACGCCCGCACCGGCTACCGAGGCTCCGGCCACCGAGGCACCGGCTACGTCAAACTGA
- a CDS encoding 3-deoxy-manno-octulosonate cytidylyltransferase: MKYPHFDNTLFMIPARMASTRLPGKPLADICGLPMIVQVAHRAKEADCGRVVVAVDDADVLQAVKAAGFEAVMTSQDHQSGSDRINEALQLVDPDGRIDYIINVQGDLPTIEPEPIRRSIDLLKDPAVDIGTLTVEITDEEEKTNPNVVKVIGSPISPTRLRALYFTRATAPTGDGPLYHHIGLYAYRRSALERFVSLKPSTLERRERLEQLRALEAGMRIDVEIVDSVPLGVDTPADLEKARRILSARTA; encoded by the coding sequence ATGAAGTACCCCCACTTTGACAATACACTTTTCATGATCCCGGCACGGATGGCGTCGACGCGGCTTCCCGGAAAGCCGCTTGCGGACATTTGCGGGCTGCCGATGATCGTGCAGGTGGCGCATCGCGCGAAGGAAGCGGATTGCGGCCGCGTGGTGGTCGCCGTCGACGACGCGGACGTTCTGCAGGCGGTCAAGGCGGCCGGTTTCGAGGCGGTGATGACCAGCCAGGACCACCAGTCCGGCTCGGACCGGATCAACGAAGCCCTGCAGCTCGTCGATCCCGACGGCCGCATCGACTACATCATCAATGTCCAGGGCGACCTGCCGACGATCGAGCCCGAGCCGATCCGCCGCTCGATCGACCTCCTGAAGGATCCGGCGGTCGACATCGGCACGCTGACCGTCGAGATCACCGACGAGGAAGAAAAGACCAATCCGAACGTCGTCAAGGTCATCGGCTCGCCGATCTCGCCGACACGGCTGCGCGCGCTCTACTTCACCCGCGCCACGGCGCCGACCGGCGACGGGCCGCTCTACCATCACATCGGCCTCTACGCCTATCGACGCTCGGCGCTGGAGCGGTTCGTCTCCCTTAAGCCTTCGACGCTGGAGCGTCGCGAGCGGCTGGAGCAGCTGCGGGCGCTCGAAGCCGGCATGCGCATCGATGTCGAAATCGTCGATTCGGTGCCGCTCGGCGTGGACACGCCCGCCGACCTCGAAAAGGCGCGCCGGATCCTTTCGGCACGAACCGCTTAA
- a CDS encoding prephenate dehydratase: MTQKTNRIAFQGDYGANSDMACRDMFPDMDPLPCQTFEDAFNAVETGEADIAMIPIENTIAGRVADIHHLLPESRLHIVGEYFMPIRFQLMALPGVTKNEILTVHSHIHALGQCRKIIRANGWKPTVAGDTAGAAKFISEKGDRTMAALAPRLAAELYGLEILAENVEDTESNVTRFVVLAPKESIPQRASDDQLYITTFIFNVRNIPAALYKAMGGFATNGINMTKLESYQLGGKFFATQFYADIEGHPSDAPVQRALEELNFFSEKVRILGVYKAHPMRGKF, encoded by the coding sequence ATGACCCAGAAGACCAACCGCATCGCCTTCCAGGGCGATTATGGCGCCAATTCCGACATGGCCTGCCGCGACATGTTTCCGGACATGGATCCGCTGCCGTGCCAGACGTTCGAGGATGCCTTCAACGCGGTTGAAACCGGCGAGGCGGATATCGCGATGATCCCGATCGAAAACACGATCGCCGGCCGCGTCGCCGATATCCATCACCTGCTGCCGGAATCACGCCTGCACATCGTCGGCGAATATTTCATGCCGATCCGCTTCCAGCTGATGGCGCTTCCGGGCGTGACGAAGAACGAGATCCTCACCGTCCACAGCCACATCCATGCGCTTGGCCAGTGCCGCAAGATCATCCGCGCAAACGGCTGGAAGCCGACGGTTGCCGGCGACACTGCGGGCGCCGCCAAGTTCATTTCCGAGAAGGGCGACCGCACCATGGCGGCGCTGGCGCCCAGACTGGCGGCCGAACTCTACGGCCTGGAAATCCTGGCCGAGAACGTCGAGGACACGGAAAGCAACGTCACCCGCTTCGTCGTGCTGGCACCGAAGGAGAGCATTCCCCAGCGTGCCAGTGACGATCAACTCTACATCACCACTTTCATCTTCAACGTGCGCAACATTCCCGCCGCGCTCTACAAGGCGATGGGTGGCTTTGCCACCAACGGCATCAACATGACGAAGCTTGAGAGCTACCAGCTAGGCGGCAAGTTCTTTGCGACGCAGTTCTATGCCGATATCGAAGGCCATCCGAGCGATGCGCCGGTGCAGCGGGCGCTTGAAGAACTGAATTTCTTCTCTGAGAAGGTGCGCATTCTCGGCGTCTACAAGGCGCATCCGATGCGCGGCAAGTTCTAG
- the nudC gene encoding NAD(+) diphosphatase: MTSALFDLHAPHIEPSSMTAFAGNGLERRSENRDENCVEEALSKQGSHILAFSGRNLVLKHDRQVLDPLFAPYELAELKPEFDDAILLGYYKNGEPRLAVPVRAPAEDIEKHYKIADGRTLYRDQLISEELLGEFAQGAALIAWNFDNRFCGRCGKPMEMKIGGYKRVCSGCEHMIFPRTDPVVIMLVVDEERDLCLLGRGAHFAPGMYSCLAGFVEPGETIENAVRRETREESAIKVGRVRYHASQPWPMPHTMMIGCFGEALSRDIKRDEAELEDCRWFTRQEMADMLDNSGANGSSPPPKGAIAHRLMRDWLEWGA; encoded by the coding sequence ATGACATCAGCCCTGTTCGACCTTCATGCTCCCCATATCGAACCGAGCAGCATGACGGCCTTTGCCGGCAACGGTCTCGAGAGACGGTCGGAAAACCGGGATGAAAACTGCGTCGAGGAGGCGCTGTCGAAGCAAGGGTCGCATATCCTCGCCTTTTCCGGGCGCAACCTTGTGCTGAAGCACGACCGGCAGGTTCTCGATCCGCTGTTTGCGCCCTACGAGCTTGCGGAGCTGAAGCCAGAATTCGACGATGCGATCCTGCTCGGATACTACAAGAACGGCGAGCCGAGGCTGGCCGTTCCGGTCAGGGCGCCTGCCGAGGACATCGAGAAGCACTACAAGATCGCCGACGGCCGCACGCTTTATCGCGACCAGTTGATTTCGGAGGAGCTCCTCGGAGAATTCGCGCAAGGGGCGGCGCTGATCGCCTGGAACTTCGACAACCGCTTCTGCGGACGTTGCGGCAAGCCGATGGAAATGAAGATCGGCGGCTACAAGCGGGTCTGCAGCGGCTGTGAGCACATGATCTTTCCGCGCACCGATCCGGTGGTGATCATGCTTGTGGTCGACGAGGAGCGCGACCTGTGTCTCCTCGGCCGCGGCGCCCATTTTGCGCCGGGCATGTATTCGTGCCTGGCGGGCTTCGTCGAGCCGGGGGAAACGATCGAGAATGCCGTTCGCCGTGAGACGCGCGAGGAATCGGCGATCAAGGTCGGCCGCGTCCGCTACCACGCCTCGCAGCCCTGGCCGATGCCGCATACGATGATGATCGGCTGCTTCGGCGAGGCGCTGTCGCGCGACATCAAGCGTGACGAGGCCGAGCTGGAGGATTGCCGCTGGTTCACCCGGCAGGAAATGGCCGACATGCTCGACAACAGCGGCGCAAACGGCTCCTCGCCGCCGCCGAAGGGTGCGATTGCCCACCGGCTGATGCGCGACTGGCTGGAATGGGGCGCCTGA
- a CDS encoding HIT domain-containing protein codes for MGKFELDSRLERDSILVGNLGLCQLRLMTDARWPWFVLIPQRADVSEVFELTPLDQTMLTFETNQVASALKAVTGAEKINVGALGNIVRQLHVHVLARFEGDANWPGPVWGFGKAEAYDDDERNALIKKILDAISS; via the coding sequence GTGGGGAAATTCGAACTCGACAGCCGCCTTGAGCGCGACAGCATCCTCGTTGGCAATCTGGGCCTGTGCCAGTTGCGACTGATGACGGATGCCCGCTGGCCGTGGTTCGTGCTCATTCCGCAGCGCGCCGATGTTTCGGAAGTCTTCGAGCTGACGCCGCTCGACCAGACGATGCTGACATTCGAGACCAATCAGGTCGCGTCCGCGCTGAAGGCGGTCACCGGCGCGGAAAAAATCAATGTCGGGGCGCTTGGCAATATCGTCCGCCAGCTCCATGTGCATGTTCTCGCGCGGTTCGAGGGCGACGCCAACTGGCCGGGCCCGGTCTGGGGCTTCGGCAAGGCGGAGGCCTATGACGACGACGAACGCAACGCTTTGATCAAGAAGATACTGGACGCCATTTCATCATGA
- a CDS encoding DNA polymerase III subunit gamma/tau, which yields MSTSGPTDKATDPPQGGYRVLARKYRPKDFTDLMVGQEPMVKTLTNAFETGRIAQAYMLTGVRGVGKTTTARILARALNYKSPTVDKPTIDLAIPGEHCQAIMEGRHVDVIEMDAASHTGIDDIREIIEQVRYRPVSARYKVYIIDEVHMLSTQAFNGLLKTLEEPPEHVKFIFATTEIRKVPITVLSRCQRFDLRRISAADLVHLFSTIAGKEGIEADAEALAMIARAAEGSARDGLSLMDQAIAHGGGRIDAAQVRAMLGLADRGRIVDLFGHIVAGEAAAALNEFQSQYESGANPPIVLTDLADFTHLVTKLKYVPEAANDPSLSEVERTRGAEFASSIAVTTLSRMWQMLLKGIPETESSSRPAGAAEMVLIRLAHAAHLPSPEEAARRLADLAGNGQPAGNGGNGGGAPRGGNGGATASYTSSTVRATQAMPNAAPSGAPTAMLRSVPKPETTPEIAAAMQAAVEAAPAEKPAPQVPVNSLSDIADLCSRHGDIRLRALLRIYVRPVRIEPGRLEISLGNDAPKSIVNDLAANLKEWTGVHWMVIVSRDQQGGPTLAEVEAKEKETRLTDARQDPDVAAILAQFPGAKITDVRIRADQAEDDEEAAPPATAESDEGDILPGDDIDF from the coding sequence ATGAGCACGAGCGGACCCACAGACAAGGCCACCGATCCGCCCCAGGGCGGCTACCGGGTGCTGGCCCGCAAATACCGCCCCAAGGATTTCACGGACCTGATGGTCGGCCAGGAGCCGATGGTCAAGACATTGACCAACGCCTTCGAGACGGGCCGGATCGCACAGGCCTACATGCTGACCGGCGTGCGCGGGGTCGGCAAGACGACCACCGCCCGCATTCTTGCTCGTGCGCTCAACTACAAGAGCCCGACCGTCGACAAGCCCACCATCGACCTTGCGATCCCCGGCGAACACTGCCAGGCGATCATGGAAGGCCGCCATGTAGACGTGATCGAGATGGACGCCGCCTCGCATACCGGCATCGACGACATCCGCGAGATCATCGAGCAGGTGCGCTACCGCCCGGTTTCGGCGCGTTACAAGGTCTACATCATCGATGAAGTGCACATGCTCTCGACGCAGGCCTTCAACGGCCTGTTGAAGACGCTCGAGGAGCCGCCGGAGCATGTGAAGTTCATCTTCGCGACGACGGAAATCCGGAAAGTGCCGATCACGGTCCTGTCGCGCTGCCAGCGCTTCGACCTGCGCCGCATCTCGGCCGCTGACCTCGTGCACCTGTTCTCGACGATTGCCGGCAAGGAAGGCATCGAGGCCGATGCGGAAGCGCTCGCCATGATCGCACGTGCGGCGGAAGGCTCGGCGCGCGACGGCCTGTCGCTGATGGACCAAGCGATTGCGCATGGCGGCGGCCGCATCGATGCCGCCCAGGTGCGCGCGATGCTGGGGCTTGCCGACCGCGGCCGCATCGTCGATCTCTTCGGCCATATCGTCGCCGGCGAAGCGGCAGCCGCCCTCAACGAATTCCAGAGCCAGTACGAATCGGGCGCCAATCCGCCCATCGTCCTGACCGACCTTGCCGATTTCACCCATCTGGTCACCAAGCTCAAATACGTGCCGGAAGCGGCCAACGACCCGTCGCTGAGCGAAGTCGAACGCACCCGCGGCGCCGAGTTCGCCTCCAGCATCGCCGTGACCACGCTGTCGCGCATGTGGCAGATGCTGCTGAAGGGCATTCCGGAAACGGAAAGCTCGTCACGCCCTGCCGGCGCTGCCGAAATGGTGCTGATCCGCCTGGCGCACGCCGCGCACCTTCCCTCACCCGAAGAGGCCGCCCGGCGGCTTGCGGATCTGGCCGGAAACGGACAGCCGGCCGGCAATGGCGGCAATGGCGGCGGGGCGCCGCGTGGCGGCAATGGTGGCGCGACGGCGAGCTATACCTCGTCCACGGTCCGCGCCACGCAGGCGATGCCGAACGCCGCACCCTCCGGCGCGCCAACGGCGATGCTACGCTCCGTGCCGAAGCCGGAGACCACTCCCGAAATCGCCGCCGCGATGCAGGCTGCCGTCGAGGCGGCACCGGCCGAAAAGCCTGCGCCGCAGGTGCCGGTCAATTCGCTCTCCGACATCGCCGATCTCTGCTCGCGCCACGGCGACATCCGGCTGCGGGCGCTTCTGAGGATCTACGTGCGCCCCGTGCGCATCGAACCGGGCCGGCTGGAGATCAGCCTCGGCAACGACGCGCCGAAATCCATCGTCAACGACCTCGCCGCCAATCTGAAGGAATGGACCGGCGTCCACTGGATGGTGATCGTCAGCCGCGACCAGCAGGGCGGCCCGACGCTTGCCGAAGTCGAGGCGAAGGAAAAGGAAACGCGGCTCACCGACGCCCGGCAGGACCCGGACGTGGCGGCCATCCTCGCCCAGTTTCCCGGCGCGAAGATCACCGACGTCAGGATCCGCGCCGATCAGGCGGAGGACGACGAGGAGGCGGCGCCGCCGGCAACGGCCGAGTCGGACGAAGGCGACATCCTTCCCGGCGACGACATCGATTTCTGA
- a CDS encoding YbaB/EbfC family nucleoid-associated protein, producing the protein MRDIMGMMGKVKEMQAKMEAMQAEIAAMEVEGTSGGGLVTVRLTGKGTLVGVKIDPSLLKEDEAEILEDLIVAAHNDAKGKADAAMAEKTKEMTAGLPIPPGFKMPF; encoded by the coding sequence ATGCGCGACATCATGGGCATGATGGGCAAGGTGAAGGAAATGCAGGCGAAGATGGAGGCCATGCAGGCCGAAATCGCCGCCATGGAAGTCGAAGGCACCTCGGGCGGCGGGCTCGTCACCGTCAGGCTGACCGGCAAGGGCACGCTCGTCGGCGTCAAGATCGACCCTTCGCTTCTGAAGGAAGACGAGGCGGAAATCCTTGAAGACCTGATCGTCGCCGCGCATAATGACGCCAAGGGCAAGGCCGATGCGGCCATGGCCGAAAAGACCAAGGAAATGACCGCCGGCCTGCCGATACCGCCAGGCTTCAAGATGCCTTTCTGA
- a CDS encoding LysE family translocator, which translates to MTISSLLLFAGALFVAAGSPGPSVAALVARVLSKGTRDVLPFLVAMWIGEAIWLTLAVAGLAAIAETFHYAFVAIKWIGVCYLLYLAFKMWRAPADTDGETLPEAHSLAKLFFAGMTVTLGNPKIMLFYMALLPAIIDMHAVGVTGWAELVATMFAVLIVIDLTWAMLANKARRLLKSARAVRIANRASAGTMAGAAVAIAMR; encoded by the coding sequence ATGACTATCTCCAGTCTGCTTCTCTTTGCCGGCGCGCTGTTCGTCGCCGCCGGCTCTCCCGGCCCCAGCGTCGCCGCACTGGTTGCGCGCGTGCTTTCGAAAGGCACGCGCGATGTCCTGCCCTTTCTCGTGGCGATGTGGATCGGAGAGGCGATCTGGCTGACGCTCGCCGTTGCAGGCCTCGCGGCCATCGCCGAAACATTCCACTACGCCTTTGTCGCCATCAAGTGGATCGGCGTCTGCTATCTGCTCTATCTGGCTTTCAAGATGTGGCGTGCGCCGGCGGACACCGATGGCGAGACGCTGCCCGAGGCGCATTCGCTGGCCAAGCTGTTCTTTGCCGGCATGACCGTGACGCTCGGCAATCCGAAGATCATGCTCTTCTACATGGCGCTGCTGCCGGCGATCATCGACATGCATGCCGTCGGCGTAACCGGCTGGGCCGAACTGGTCGCCACCATGTTCGCGGTCCTGATCGTCATCGACCTCACATGGGCGATGCTCGCCAACAAGGCGCGTCGCCTTTTGAAAAGCGCTCGGGCGGTCCGCATCGCCAACCGCGCCAGCGCCGGCACGATGGCGGGCGCCGCCGTGGCGATCGCCATGCGCTGA